In a single window of the Natronosalvus caseinilyticus genome:
- a CDS encoding sensor histidine kinase gives MGPRTLPFSGKPTAEMVGESLDELFPDETASRLEPELRETLEGTSRSFDIEYDGRVHHVETKPVAIEDELYGVLLTQEVTEPRETAAELEAQNERLDQFASMVSHDLRNPLSIAFGELALYRETGDEDSLDRISDALERIDDLLLDLTILARPGLQSVDHGPVSVETVARDSWTMVETKDAALEVDDCTVIGNDGQLQALFENLFRNAIGHGGADVTVRVGPLADGFYVEDTGSGIGASTRERIFEHGFTTGYSGSGIGLTIVARIADEHGLEVTLAESEKGGARFEFRPSSD, from the coding sequence GTGGGCCCGCGCACCCTTCCGTTTTCAGGAAAACCGACAGCCGAGATGGTCGGCGAATCACTCGACGAGCTCTTCCCCGACGAAACCGCCTCTCGGCTCGAACCCGAACTTCGCGAAACGCTCGAGGGAACGTCCCGCTCTTTCGATATCGAGTACGACGGGCGCGTTCACCACGTCGAGACGAAACCGGTCGCGATCGAGGACGAGCTCTACGGCGTCTTGCTCACCCAGGAGGTCACAGAACCCCGCGAGACGGCGGCCGAACTCGAGGCACAGAACGAACGACTCGACCAGTTCGCGAGCATGGTTTCTCACGACCTCCGAAATCCGCTATCGATCGCGTTCGGCGAGCTCGCGTTGTATCGCGAGACCGGCGACGAAGACAGCCTGGATCGCATTTCGGACGCGCTCGAACGGATCGACGATCTCCTCCTCGACCTGACGATACTGGCTCGCCCCGGCTTGCAATCGGTCGACCACGGTCCGGTTTCGGTCGAAACGGTCGCCCGTGACTCCTGGACGATGGTCGAGACGAAAGACGCTGCCCTCGAGGTCGACGATTGCACCGTGATCGGTAACGATGGACAGCTACAGGCCCTCTTCGAGAACCTGTTTCGAAACGCGATCGGCCACGGTGGGGCGGACGTGACGGTTCGGGTCGGTCCGCTGGCTGACGGGTTTTACGTCGAGGATACCGGCTCAGGTATCGGTGCGTCGACGCGAGAGCGAATCTTCGAGCACGGATTTACCACGGGATACAGCGGGTCCGGTATCGGCCTGACGATCGTCGCACGAATCGCCGACGAGCACGGACTCGAGGTGACGCTCGCGGAGAGCGAGAAAGGTGGTGCACGCTTCGAATTTCGACCCTCGAGCGACTGA
- a CDS encoding type II toxin-antitoxin system RatA family toxin yields MDRILVSTVVYRSPEEVFPYLADFSRYPRYADHLESVTVDGDGGPGTRYDLRLAWWKLSYTARSEVTDVSAPTSLEWRLTKDLDAEGEWRVEPAPDAAPPSEETASRLYFEAVYDPHSASEDAVSLPRFVSMGWVIDKLRPRLMNEARRVLERLVADVEGERRSIELTVHEGP; encoded by the coding sequence GTGGACCGAATCCTCGTTAGCACGGTCGTCTATCGCTCGCCCGAGGAGGTGTTTCCGTACCTGGCGGACTTCTCGCGGTACCCGCGCTACGCCGACCACCTCGAGTCGGTCACCGTCGACGGCGACGGTGGTCCAGGAACGCGCTACGACCTGCGGCTGGCCTGGTGGAAGCTCAGCTACACGGCGCGATCGGAGGTCACCGACGTGTCGGCGCCGACGTCACTCGAGTGGCGACTGACGAAGGACCTCGACGCCGAGGGCGAGTGGCGCGTCGAGCCCGCACCCGACGCGGCGCCGCCGAGCGAAGAGACTGCCAGTCGTCTCTACTTCGAGGCCGTCTACGACCCGCACTCGGCTAGCGAGGACGCCGTTTCGCTCCCCCGATTCGTCTCGATGGGGTGGGTGATCGACAAACTACGGCCGCGACTAATGAACGAGGCCCGGCGCGTCCTCGAACGCCTCGTGGCGGACGTCGAGGGTGAACGTCGGTCGATCGAGTTGACCGTTCACGAGGGGCCATAG
- a CDS encoding plastocyanin/azurin family copper-binding protein: MNPSEDETRLSRRLFLAGTAGTAVATGVSASALAQEDNETDTGDGNETDGDGNETAEDGGEADNESEDGGEGNESEDGEGEGNESEDGGGGGGGATETVEVDDNEFVPDSLSVAPGTTVVWEWVGDADHNVAPSEIPDDAEWEGQTDLQSDGSYEHTFDVEGTYDYICEPHVSVGMTGSIEVAEGAGGGGEGGAISVVPDAAWTLLVATLAGVLSTLSLVYGFMRYGGDSGE, translated from the coding sequence ATGAACCCATCCGAGGACGAGACACGACTCTCACGGCGACTCTTTCTCGCCGGTACGGCGGGGACGGCGGTCGCCACCGGCGTGAGTGCGAGTGCACTCGCACAGGAAGACAACGAGACGGATACCGGCGACGGCAACGAAACTGACGGCGACGGCAACGAGACGGCCGAGGATGGCGGTGAAGCGGACAACGAATCCGAAGACGGTGGTGAAGGAAACGAATCCGAAGACGGCGAAGGCGAGGGCAACGAATCCGAAGACGGCGGTGGCGGCGGAGGCGGCGCCACCGAAACCGTCGAGGTCGACGACAACGAGTTCGTCCCCGATAGCCTCTCGGTTGCACCCGGTACCACGGTCGTTTGGGAGTGGGTCGGTGACGCCGACCACAACGTCGCTCCCAGCGAGATCCCGGACGATGCCGAGTGGGAAGGACAAACCGACCTCCAGTCGGATGGGTCCTACGAGCACACGTTCGACGTCGAAGGGACCTACGACTACATCTGTGAACCCCACGTCAGCGTCGGCATGACCGGCAGCATCGAAGTTGCCGAAGGAGCCGGCGGGGGTGGGGAGGGCGGCGCCATCTCGGTAGTACCGGACGCCGCCTGGACGCTCCTCGTCGCGACGCTGGCCGGCGTCCTCTCGACGCTCTCGCTCGTGTACGGCTTCATGCGCTACGGCGGCGACTCAGGCGAGTAA
- a CDS encoding M42 family metallopeptidase, which produces MSQPFDLDLLTELTETSGVPGYEDRIRALVEREFEESVDRVRIDAMGNVVGTIEGESDYSVAVAAHMDEIGFMVKHVAGDDDGFGFLQLDALGGWDARVLKAQRVTIHTDDGDLPAVIGSPPPHTLDEEERSKTPEVDDVYVDTGLPKDDLEERVSVGDLVTMDQSTERVGETVTGKALDDRVCLFAMLEAARRIENPDVTIHFCATVQEEVGLRGAKALGVDVDPDLAIALDVTIANDVPGFEAAEHVTRLGDGAAIKLKDGSVITSPKVHRRLRSVSEDEDIDHQLEILPAGGTDTAGFQNTRGAKPVGALSIPTRYLHTVTEMAHVDDVAATIDLLAAFLESETGEHDYRY; this is translated from the coding sequence ATGTCTCAACCGTTCGATCTCGACCTCCTGACCGAACTCACCGAGACCAGCGGGGTCCCGGGGTACGAAGACCGGATTCGCGCCCTCGTCGAGCGCGAGTTCGAAGAGAGCGTCGACCGCGTACGCATCGACGCGATGGGCAACGTCGTCGGCACCATCGAGGGCGAGAGCGACTACAGCGTCGCCGTCGCCGCCCACATGGACGAAATCGGCTTTATGGTCAAGCACGTCGCCGGCGACGACGACGGCTTCGGTTTCCTCCAGCTCGACGCCCTCGGCGGCTGGGACGCCCGCGTCCTCAAAGCCCAGCGCGTAACGATCCACACCGATGACGGCGACCTTCCCGCCGTCATCGGCTCGCCGCCGCCGCACACCCTCGACGAGGAGGAGCGCTCGAAGACCCCCGAGGTCGACGACGTCTACGTCGACACCGGTCTTCCGAAGGACGACCTCGAGGAGCGCGTCTCGGTCGGCGACCTCGTCACGATGGACCAGTCGACCGAGCGCGTCGGCGAGACCGTCACCGGCAAGGCGCTCGACGACCGCGTCTGTCTGTTCGCCATGCTCGAGGCCGCTCGCCGGATCGAGAATCCGGACGTGACGATTCACTTCTGTGCCACCGTCCAGGAGGAAGTCGGCCTCCGCGGGGCGAAGGCGCTAGGTGTCGACGTCGACCCCGACCTCGCCATCGCCCTCGACGTCACTATCGCCAACGACGTCCCGGGCTTCGAGGCCGCCGAGCACGTCACCCGCCTCGGCGACGGTGCCGCGATCAAGCTCAAGGACGGGAGCGTCATTACCAGCCCGAAGGTCCACCGCCGACTTCGGAGCGTCTCCGAGGACGAGGACATCGACCACCAGCTCGAGATCCTGCCCGCCGGGGGCACCGACACCGCCGGCTTCCAGAACACTCGCGGCGCGAAGCCGGTCGGCGCGCTCTCCATCCCGACGCGGTACCTCCACACCGTGACCGAGATGGCTCACGTCGACGACGTCGCGGCGACTATCGACCTGCTCGCGGCGTTCCTCGAGTCCGAGACCGGCGAGCACGACTACCGCTACTGA
- a CDS encoding amidohydrolase family protein encodes MLELEHDFRVVDVHARLSPDGRGDPSTRVPPATPDRMEREMHQAGIVRAVVFPGTRPDESYVAANNGVARRSVERPFVAFARINGVNALETDRTGRFRNAVSRRQPFHTTPEDVEQYAYDDRFHGFVLDPAVDGVPDEAVLAELEAASLPVIVRGSEDAPPSALVDPLLDRGFPAIVSHGGGPSVSRPSAHTFLDLLETVDDCYLETSGVRYREVLERALLEHPDRVLFGSGAPDWHPNVAIMEILTLDVSADKLRRAFSKNACRVIDSLRPE; translated from the coding sequence ATGCTCGAGCTGGAACACGACTTCCGCGTCGTCGACGTCCACGCTCGGCTGTCCCCGGACGGCAGGGGCGACCCGTCGACTCGAGTGCCCCCGGCGACGCCCGACCGAATGGAACGGGAGATGCACCAGGCCGGCATCGTTCGGGCGGTCGTCTTTCCGGGAACCAGGCCCGACGAGTCCTACGTCGCCGCGAACAACGGCGTCGCCCGTCGGAGCGTCGAGCGGCCGTTCGTCGCCTTCGCCCGAATCAACGGCGTGAACGCGCTCGAGACCGACCGAACAGGGCGGTTCCGAAACGCCGTGAGCCGCCGCCAGCCGTTTCACACGACTCCCGAAGACGTCGAGCAGTACGCCTACGACGACCGGTTCCACGGGTTCGTCCTCGACCCGGCGGTCGACGGCGTCCCCGACGAGGCCGTCCTCGCGGAACTCGAGGCCGCGTCCCTACCGGTAATCGTCCGTGGCAGCGAGGACGCGCCGCCATCGGCGCTCGTCGATCCCCTCCTGGATCGGGGGTTTCCGGCGATCGTCTCCCACGGGGGCGGCCCCTCGGTCAGTCGGCCGTCCGCCCACACGTTTCTCGATTTGCTCGAGACCGTCGACGACTGCTACCTCGAGACCAGTGGCGTCCGCTATCGGGAGGTTCTCGAGCGGGCACTGCTCGAGCATCCCGACCGCGTCCTCTTCGGGAGCGGCGCGCCCGACTGGCACCCGAACGTGGCCATCATGGAGATTCTGACCCTCGACGTGTCGGCGGACAAACTGCGCCGCGCGTTTTCGAAAAACGCCTGCCGCGTAATCGACTCGTTGCGGCCCGAGTGA
- the thsA gene encoding thermosome subunit alpha, whose protein sequence is MFILSEDSNRTQGRDAQSSNIMAGKAVSEAVRTTLGPRGMDKMLVDSSGNVVITNDGATILNEMDIEHPAAQMIVEVAESQEEEVGDGTTTAAVLAGNLLAEAEDLIEQDVHATTIVEGYHEAARIALEAIEDQVLDVDVDDELLEQVAVSSMTGKGTGGLQTETLAETVVGAIRQVNSDEGVQRDNVEIHTQVGASSNATELVNGIVIDEESAHDEMPTSVEDASVAILDVELGIRTGEVDAEYSIDSIDQLNAALDAEEDELRRYAQDVIDSGVDVLFTTDDVDDRVASLLASEGILTFADITNKKARKVANATGARRVGALEDLAEDDFGHADRVRTETYGDDDLAFVEGGAAAEAVTVFVRGGTDHVVDELERAIEDALDVVTAALDSGEVVPGAGATEIAIADEIRSAAAGIEGRKQLAVTAFADALDIVPRTLAGNTGQDPIDALVDLRAAHEAEGRAGLITDGETVTIGDPVEHGVVDPADVKREAVESATEAATMIVRIDDVIAAE, encoded by the coding sequence ATGTTCATCCTGAGCGAGGACAGCAACCGAACACAGGGCCGCGACGCGCAGTCGTCGAACATCATGGCCGGGAAGGCGGTCTCCGAGGCCGTACGTACGACCCTCGGCCCGCGCGGCATGGACAAGATGCTCGTCGACTCGAGCGGGAACGTCGTCATCACGAACGACGGCGCCACCATCCTCAACGAGATGGACATCGAGCACCCCGCCGCACAGATGATCGTCGAGGTCGCCGAATCCCAGGAGGAGGAAGTCGGTGACGGTACGACGACGGCCGCCGTTCTCGCCGGGAACCTGCTCGCCGAGGCCGAGGACCTCATCGAGCAGGACGTCCACGCGACGACCATCGTCGAGGGCTACCACGAGGCCGCGCGCATCGCCCTCGAGGCCATCGAGGATCAGGTTCTCGACGTCGACGTCGACGACGAACTGCTCGAGCAGGTCGCCGTCTCGAGCATGACCGGCAAGGGAACCGGCGGTCTCCAGACGGAGACGCTCGCCGAGACCGTCGTCGGTGCTATCCGCCAGGTCAACTCCGACGAGGGTGTCCAGCGCGACAACGTCGAGATCCACACCCAGGTCGGCGCGTCCTCGAACGCGACCGAACTGGTCAACGGGATCGTCATCGACGAGGAGTCGGCTCACGACGAGATGCCCACGAGCGTCGAGGACGCCTCGGTCGCCATCCTGGACGTCGAACTCGGCATCCGGACGGGCGAGGTCGACGCCGAGTACTCGATCGACTCGATCGACCAGCTCAACGCCGCCCTCGACGCCGAGGAGGACGAACTCCGCCGGTACGCCCAGGACGTCATCGACAGCGGCGTCGACGTGCTCTTCACGACCGACGACGTCGACGACCGCGTCGCTTCGCTGCTCGCCAGCGAGGGCATCCTCACCTTCGCGGACATCACCAACAAGAAGGCTCGTAAGGTCGCCAACGCGACGGGTGCTCGCCGAGTCGGCGCCCTCGAGGACCTCGCCGAGGACGACTTCGGCCACGCCGACCGCGTCCGCACCGAGACCTACGGCGACGACGACCTCGCGTTCGTCGAGGGTGGCGCAGCCGCCGAGGCCGTCACCGTCTTCGTCCGCGGCGGCACCGATCACGTCGTCGACGAACTCGAGCGTGCCATCGAGGACGCCCTGGACGTCGTCACCGCGGCGCTGGACTCGGGCGAGGTTGTCCCCGGCGCCGGCGCGACCGAGATCGCCATCGCCGACGAAATCCGCTCGGCCGCGGCCGGCATCGAGGGCCGCAAGCAGCTCGCCGTGACGGCCTTCGCCGACGCGCTCGACATCGTTCCGCGCACGCTCGCGGGCAACACCGGACAGGACCCGATCGACGCGCTGGTCGACCTCCGCGCCGCCCACGAGGCCGAGGGCCGCGCCGGACTGATTACCGACGGCGAGACCGTCACCATCGGTGACCCCGTCGAGCACGGCGTCGTCGATCCCGCCGACGTCAAGCGCGAAGCCGTCGAGAGTGCCACCGAAGCCGCGACGATGATCGTCCGCATCGACGACGTCATCGCCGCCGAATAA
- a CDS encoding HalOD1 output domain-containing protein: MSHRSPTDRLVRAGGTADRPIYYDDRRGTYHTWYEGGTYEPVTTAVLMAVSEALETDLESLEPLAAAVDPEALDDLFTRGVRPQFQSRSQSRSRGGTNALVVSFEYAECRIRIHESGEIVIDPRKRG; this comes from the coding sequence ATGTCCCATCGCTCACCGACAGATCGGCTGGTTCGAGCCGGGGGCACGGCCGACCGACCGATCTACTACGACGACCGTCGGGGGACGTACCACACATGGTACGAAGGGGGGACATACGAACCGGTTACGACCGCGGTCCTGATGGCCGTCTCGGAAGCCCTCGAGACCGACCTCGAGTCGCTCGAGCCGCTGGCGGCAGCGGTCGATCCCGAAGCGCTCGACGACCTCTTCACCCGCGGTGTGCGGCCCCAATTCCAGTCTCGATCCCAATCTCGATCTCGAGGCGGAACGAACGCGCTCGTGGTGTCGTTCGAGTACGCCGAATGCAGGATACGAATTCACGAAAGCGGTGAGATCGTCATCGACCCGCGCAAGCGGGGATGA
- a CDS encoding SAM hydrolase/SAM-dependent halogenase family protein, translating into MITLASDFGSPYPAAMRGVLCSRTDARLVDVSHDLPRGDVRTSAFWLRETLPYFPPATHLVVVDPGVGTDRRAIVVRAGDHVLVGPDNGVLLPVARRLAGIEETASSDGSNLGTTSDDGALEETAPSDDPSLETFAVDESGLETPVPSGHHTSGGSTTFHGRDVFAPAAAAVETRDGALEDLPWLSRLTEPVDCRVSVADVSEPNAVTGEVLAVDDFGNVITNVPGDVLEEAENVRVNDEHVPVGETFATVAPGEQVALVGSHGYVELDVNDGRGDDAFGLGVGDEFVLERVPPVDG; encoded by the coding sequence ATGATCACGCTCGCTTCGGACTTCGGCTCGCCCTACCCGGCGGCGATGAGGGGCGTCCTCTGTTCGCGAACCGACGCCCGCCTGGTCGACGTCTCTCACGACCTCCCCAGGGGCGACGTTCGCACGAGCGCGTTCTGGTTGCGCGAGACACTGCCGTACTTCCCGCCGGCGACGCACCTCGTGGTCGTGGACCCCGGCGTCGGGACCGACCGACGGGCGATCGTCGTCCGCGCCGGCGACCACGTTCTCGTCGGCCCGGACAACGGCGTGCTCCTCCCGGTCGCCCGCCGGTTGGCTGGCATCGAGGAGACGGCATCGAGCGACGGTAGCAACCTCGGGACGACGAGTGACGACGGCGCCCTCGAGGAGACGGCGCCGAGCGACGACCCCAGCCTCGAGACGTTCGCCGTCGACGAATCGGGCCTCGAGACGCCCGTTCCGTCAGGTCACCACACGAGCGGTGGAAGCACGACCTTCCACGGTCGGGACGTGTTCGCTCCCGCCGCAGCGGCCGTCGAAACCCGGGACGGGGCACTCGAGGATCTTCCCTGGCTCTCCCGACTGACGGAACCCGTCGACTGCAGAGTTTCGGTGGCCGACGTCAGCGAACCGAACGCAGTGACCGGCGAGGTCCTCGCCGTCGACGACTTCGGCAACGTCATCACGAACGTCCCGGGCGACGTTCTGGAGGAAGCCGAGAACGTTCGCGTGAACGACGAACACGTTCCCGTCGGCGAGACGTTCGCGACGGTCGCTCCCGGCGAGCAGGTTGCACTCGTCGGGAGCCACGGCTACGTCGAACTCGACGTCAACGACGGCCGCGGCGACGACGCCTTCGGCCTCGGGGTCGGTGACGAATTCGTCCTCGAGCGGGTGCCTCCCGTCGACGGGTAG
- a CDS encoding SHOCT domain-containing protein — MAEDEDARVLTGEMVGLFFVLAFDLLVVVGVLWYVGQLPSAVAGLVFGGTVAVFLGWICYRWWSIRRSRVEPDEDTAVDPLGTLQDRYAAGELSEDEFERKLERIMESTEAVEDAGREPRDDSDDVTIDRREGATCDRSETSQDELRE, encoded by the coding sequence ATGGCTGAAGACGAGGATGCGCGAGTACTCACGGGCGAGATGGTCGGCCTGTTTTTCGTCCTCGCGTTCGACCTGCTGGTCGTCGTCGGCGTCCTCTGGTACGTCGGCCAGCTCCCGAGTGCGGTCGCGGGTCTCGTGTTCGGCGGCACCGTCGCCGTCTTTCTCGGGTGGATCTGCTATCGCTGGTGGTCGATTCGTCGGTCGAGGGTCGAACCCGACGAGGACACGGCGGTCGATCCCCTGGGGACGCTCCAGGACCGATACGCGGCCGGCGAGCTCTCGGAAGACGAGTTCGAACGCAAACTCGAGCGCATCATGGAATCGACCGAAGCGGTCGAAGACGCCGGTCGAGAGCCGAGAGACGACTCTGACGACGTGACGATCGACCGACGAGAGGGAGCTACCTGCGACCGGTCGGAGACGAGCCAGGACGAACTGCGCGAGTGA
- a CDS encoding nicotinamide-nucleotide adenylyltransferase yields MTRGFYIGRFQPYHNGHHTMVERIAEDVDELVLGIGSAGDSHSTRNPFTAGERIMMLTKAVQEFDLTTYAVPIEDLERNSVWVSHVQSMSPHFDVAYSNNPLVVQLFRESGVDIRQSPMFNREVLEGTSVRERMIDDEDWESLVPDAVVEVVEEINGIERIQMVSEDDSNGA; encoded by the coding sequence ATGACGCGGGGGTTCTACATCGGCCGGTTCCAGCCCTATCACAACGGTCACCACACCATGGTCGAACGGATCGCCGAGGACGTCGACGAACTGGTTCTCGGAATCGGGAGCGCGGGCGACTCGCACTCGACGCGCAACCCGTTCACCGCGGGCGAGCGGATCATGATGCTCACCAAGGCGGTCCAGGAGTTCGATCTGACGACGTACGCAGTTCCGATCGAGGACCTAGAGCGAAACTCCGTCTGGGTGAGCCACGTCCAGAGCATGAGCCCGCACTTCGACGTGGCGTACTCGAACAACCCACTCGTCGTCCAGCTGTTTCGCGAGTCGGGGGTCGACATCCGTCAGTCCCCGATGTTCAACCGCGAGGTCCTCGAGGGGACGTCCGTTCGCGAGCGGATGATCGACGACGAGGACTGGGAGTCACTGGTCCCCGACGCCGTCGTCGAGGTCGTCGAGGAGATCAACGGCATCGAACGGATCCAGATGGTCTCGGAGGACGACTCGAACGGCGCGTGA
- the lonB gene encoding ATP-dependent protease LonB, which translates to MSNDTNVDGPSPDDDGTPPDEEDSSADAAPPADDGTTADSPSGGSDETDSDAVESPGDTEDAGGDSGPGPDADPEDPLERSLEKLEDGIEDADAAAVDAHDADEDDEIETVEDLGSTVEVDPGVEIDEEIAEDDLLGGLQIDSTADIEVPDRLVDQVIGQDEARDIIIKAAKQRRHVMMIGSPGTGKSMLAKAMSQLLPKEDLQDVLVYHNPDDGNEPKVRTVPAGKGEQIIEAHKEEARKRNQMRSILMWIIIAIVVVYALFAGQILLGILAAGIIWLIFRYTSRGMDAMVPNMIVNNGEQRTAPFEDATGAHAGALLGDVRHDPFQSGGMETPSHDRVEPGSIHKSNKGVLFVDEINTLDVRTQQKLMTAIQEGEFAITGQSERSSGAMVQTEPVPCDFVMIAAGNLDAMENMHPALRSRIKGYGYEVYMDDTIEDTPEMRRKYARFVAQEVERDGRLPHFTHEAVEEVILEAKRRAGRKEHLTLLFRNLGGLVRVAGDIARAEDAEFTSRDHVLQAKSRSRSIEQQLADDYIERRKDYELQVNEGGVEGRVNGLAVMGEDSGIMLPVMAEIAPAQGQGQVIATGKLKEMAEESVQNVSAIIKKFSDVNLSEKDVHIQFVQAGQQGVDGDSASITVATAVISALEDIPVDQSVAMTGSLSVRGDVLPVGGVTHKIEAAAKAGCTKVIIPRTNEQDVMIEDEYEDMIEIIPCSNISEVLDVALMGEPKKDSLVDRLKQITGSAFESQVNTGTGTGTGGSNPSPQ; encoded by the coding sequence ATGAGCAACGATACGAACGTTGACGGCCCGTCGCCGGACGACGATGGAACCCCTCCCGACGAGGAGGACTCGTCCGCGGACGCGGCTCCCCCGGCCGACGACGGCACGACCGCCGACTCCCCCAGTGGTGGGTCCGACGAGACGGACTCGGACGCCGTCGAATCGCCGGGCGATACGGAGGACGCCGGCGGTGACTCCGGGCCAGGCCCCGACGCCGATCCCGAGGACCCCCTCGAGCGATCGCTCGAGAAACTCGAGGACGGGATCGAGGACGCCGACGCGGCGGCCGTCGACGCACACGATGCAGACGAAGACGACGAGATCGAGACCGTCGAGGACCTCGGCAGTACGGTCGAGGTCGACCCGGGCGTCGAGATCGACGAGGAGATCGCCGAAGACGACCTGCTCGGCGGCCTCCAGATCGACTCGACCGCCGACATCGAGGTTCCCGACCGACTGGTCGACCAGGTCATCGGGCAGGACGAAGCCCGCGACATCATCATCAAGGCGGCCAAACAGCGCCGTCACGTGATGATGATCGGCTCGCCCGGGACCGGAAAGTCGATGCTCGCGAAGGCGATGAGCCAGCTCCTCCCGAAGGAGGACCTGCAGGACGTACTCGTCTACCACAACCCCGACGACGGCAACGAACCGAAGGTTCGAACGGTGCCGGCGGGCAAGGGCGAACAGATCATCGAGGCCCACAAGGAGGAGGCCCGAAAGCGCAACCAGATGCGGTCGATTCTGATGTGGATCATCATCGCGATCGTCGTGGTCTACGCGCTCTTCGCGGGACAGATTCTCCTCGGTATCCTCGCCGCGGGTATCATCTGGCTGATCTTCCGGTACACCTCCCGCGGCATGGACGCGATGGTGCCGAACATGATCGTCAACAACGGCGAGCAGCGCACGGCGCCCTTCGAGGACGCCACCGGCGCCCACGCCGGTGCACTGCTCGGCGACGTCCGCCACGACCCGTTCCAGTCCGGCGGGATGGAGACCCCGAGTCACGACCGCGTCGAACCTGGCTCGATCCACAAGTCCAACAAGGGCGTGCTGTTCGTCGACGAGATCAACACCCTCGACGTCCGCACCCAGCAGAAGCTGATGACGGCGATCCAGGAGGGCGAGTTCGCCATCACGGGCCAGTCCGAGCGTTCCTCGGGCGCGATGGTCCAGACCGAACCCGTCCCCTGTGACTTCGTCATGATCGCCGCAGGGAACCTCGACGCGATGGAGAACATGCACCCCGCGCTCCGCAGCCGAATCAAGGGCTACGGATACGAGGTCTACATGGACGACACCATCGAGGACACCCCCGAGATGCGCCGCAAGTACGCGCGCTTCGTCGCCCAGGAGGTCGAACGCGACGGCCGCCTGCCCCACTTCACCCACGAGGCCGTCGAGGAGGTCATCCTCGAGGCCAAGCGTCGCGCGGGTCGCAAGGAGCACCTCACCCTGCTGTTCCGGAACCTGGGCGGGCTCGTCCGGGTCGCCGGCGACATCGCGCGGGCCGAGGACGCCGAGTTCACCTCGCGCGATCACGTCCTGCAGGCGAAGAGTCGCTCGCGCTCGATCGAACAGCAACTCGCCGACGACTACATCGAGCGCCGCAAGGACTACGAACTGCAGGTCAACGAAGGCGGCGTCGAGGGCCGCGTCAACGGTCTCGCCGTCATGGGCGAGGATAGCGGGATCATGCTCCCCGTCATGGCCGAGATCGCCCCGGCACAGGGCCAGGGTCAGGTCATCGCCACCGGGAAGCTGAAGGAGATGGCCGAGGAGTCGGTCCAGAACGTCTCCGCGATCATCAAGAAGTTCTCGGACGTGAACCTCTCGGAGAAGGACGTCCACATCCAGTTCGTCCAGGCCGGTCAACAGGGCGTCGACGGCGACTCCGCCTCCATCACGGTGGCGACCGCCGTCATCTCGGCGCTCGAGGACATCCCGGTCGATCAGTCGGTCGCGATGACCGGATCGCTCTCGGTCCGCGGTGACGTCCTCCCGGTCGGCGGCGTCACGCACAAGATCGAGGCCGCCGCGAAAGCCGGCTGCACGAAGGTCATCATCCCGAGGACCAACGAGCAGGACGTCATGATCGAGGACGAGTACGAGGACATGATCGAGATCATCCCGTGCTCGAACATCAGCGAGGTCCTCGACGTCGCCCTGATGGGCGAACCGAAGAAGGACTCGCTGGTCGACCGGCTCAAGCAGATCACCGGCTCGGCGTTCGAGAGCCAGGTCAACACCGGCACCGGGACCGGAACCGGCGGCTCGAACCCGAGCCCGCAGTAA